A region of Streptomyces paludis DNA encodes the following proteins:
- the yaaA gene encoding peroxide stress protein YaaA, with the protein MLVLLPPSEGKAPSGRGTPLKPESLSLPGLAGARAAVLDELVELCAADEEKARQVLGLSEGLRGEVAKNAELRTAGTRTAGEIYTGVLYDALGLATLDPAARRRANASLLVFSGLWGAVRVNDRIPSYRCSMGIKLPGIGALGTHWRTPMRSALPEAAGDGMVLDLRSAAYATAWKPTAALAGRTATVRVLHARVDPATGAEKRSVVSHFNKATKGRLVRDLLTSGARPKTPAELVETVRDLGYTVEPKPPAAGQPDRPWALDVVVREIH; encoded by the coding sequence GTGCTCGTCCTGCTGCCGCCGTCCGAAGGCAAGGCCCCCTCCGGACGGGGAACTCCGCTGAAGCCGGAGTCCCTCTCCCTGCCGGGGCTGGCCGGGGCGCGGGCCGCCGTGCTGGACGAGCTGGTGGAGCTGTGCGCCGCCGACGAGGAGAAGGCGCGCCAGGTGCTCGGGCTGAGCGAGGGCCTGCGCGGCGAGGTCGCCAAGAACGCGGAGCTGCGTACGGCCGGCACCCGTACGGCAGGCGAGATCTACACCGGCGTCCTGTACGACGCCCTCGGCCTCGCCACCCTCGACCCCGCCGCCCGCCGCCGCGCGAACGCCTCGCTGCTGGTCTTCTCGGGGCTGTGGGGCGCGGTACGGGTGAACGACCGCATCCCGTCCTACCGCTGCTCAATGGGCATCAAGCTCCCGGGCATCGGCGCACTGGGCACACACTGGCGCACCCCGATGCGGTCGGCACTGCCGGAAGCGGCGGGCGACGGGATGGTGCTGGACCTGCGCTCCGCCGCGTACGCGACGGCCTGGAAGCCGACGGCCGCACTCGCAGGCCGCACGGCGACCGTACGGGTACTCCACGCCCGCGTCGATCCGGCGACGGGCGCGGAGAAGCGGTCCGTGGTCAGCCACTTCAACAAAGCGACAAAGGGCCGCCTGGTACGAGACCTGCTGACCTCCGGCGCCCGCCCAAAAACGCCGGCCGAACTGGTCGAGACCGTAAGGGACTTGGGCTACACGGTCGAACCGAAGCCCCCTGCGGCCGGGCAGCCGGACCGACCGTGGGCGCTGGACGTGGTGGTACGGGAGATCCACTGA
- the eda gene encoding bifunctional 4-hydroxy-2-oxoglutarate aldolase/2-dehydro-3-deoxy-phosphogluconate aldolase — MTSVLGLAPVVPVVVIDDVADAVPLARALVAGGLPAIEVTLRTAAALEAIRVIAAEVPGAVVGAGTVVTPGAVADSVAAGARFLVSPGWTEALLSAMRDSGVPFLPGVSTVSEVVALLENGVTEMKFFPAEAAGGPAYLKSVSGPLPQARFCPTGGITAAKAPAYLALPNVGCVGGTWMLPPDALAAKDWARVEALAREASALRR, encoded by the coding sequence ATGACCTCTGTGCTGGGCCTTGCGCCTGTTGTGCCCGTTGTTGTGATTGATGACGTGGCTGATGCCGTTCCGCTCGCGCGTGCGCTTGTGGCCGGTGGGTTGCCCGCTATCGAGGTGACGTTGCGGACGGCGGCGGCGCTGGAGGCGATTCGGGTTATTGCCGCCGAGGTGCCGGGCGCGGTGGTCGGGGCCGGGACCGTGGTGACGCCCGGGGCCGTGGCCGACTCGGTGGCGGCCGGGGCGCGGTTTCTGGTCAGCCCGGGGTGGACGGAGGCGCTGCTGAGCGCGATGCGCGACTCCGGCGTACCGTTCCTGCCCGGGGTGTCGACGGTCTCCGAGGTCGTGGCGCTGCTGGAGAACGGGGTGACCGAGATGAAGTTCTTCCCCGCGGAGGCGGCGGGCGGCCCGGCCTATCTCAAGTCGGTGTCCGGACCGCTCCCCCAGGCCCGTTTCTGCCCCACGGGCGGCATCACCGCCGCGAAGGCCCCGGCCTATCTGGCGCTCCCGAACGTGGGCTGCGTCGGCGGTACGTGGATGCTGCCCCCGGACGCGCTGGCGGCCAAGGACTGGGCTCGGGTCGAGGCGCTCGCGCGTGAGGCTTCCGCTCTGCGTCGCTAG